One segment of Chloracidobacterium sp. DNA contains the following:
- a CDS encoding TonB-dependent receptor yields MGVSALSACRRRLALLVTALAMFFIPATAQSAGSLRGRVMLERDANPVSEAVVTIIELRRSVITDQNGEYRFDDVPPGDYQVFAHLDRIPDVVQRVTVSGATTLDFVLKLRPETEQVTVTATLREETTRDTIQSSVVVNSFDLAERAPVSLGDALEREVGVAKRSFGPGTGRPVIRGFDGDRVLVTQDGLTTGSIGFQSGDHAEIVDLQGVERVEIVKGPATLLYGSTAVGGVVNAVTGNEESHPGLQGYATAFGGTGNALGGGSGGVKYGRGPWMVFANGGGQRADDYRTPLSVIKNSFARSGNATGGVGYYGAKGFFNFAYGYTGQNYGVPPLPEDDDEERVEGRRRTSVVFRPKGGEPGELVRLNPRRHGFRFTAGARNLDALFTDVQAQFQYNRYRHDEIKVEENEVETAFRNGTFAYRIFADHRRVGRLQGTLGFSGFYRDYSTRGDETLTPATTQTNFAFFGLEKVGFERVTLQFGGRVERNAYSPTNARARSFTGFSGGVGLRVGLNSDTALTVNYTQAYRAPALEELYNFGPHPGTFLFEIGDDDLTRELTNGIEVGVRHQSRRARASASFYYYDICSFVFPALTGEFEDGLPVGVFTQGDARFLGTEAQLDINLHPNLWFYSQLDYTNAELKTGLPLPRIPPLRARVALEGTFKGLRLMPELLTAGRQERVFTLEEPTAGYAVVNLVGSYTITTPHTAHVFSVTGFNLGDRLYRNHLSFIKAFAPEIGRGVRFSYTMRFF; encoded by the coding sequence GCGTGCCGCCGACGTTTGGCGTTGCTCGTAACGGCGCTGGCGATGTTTTTTATTCCGGCGACGGCTCAATCGGCCGGCTCACTGCGTGGGCGCGTCATGTTGGAGCGTGACGCCAACCCCGTTTCGGAAGCTGTCGTCACCATCATTGAACTGCGCCGTTCCGTCATAACCGACCAAAACGGTGAGTATCGCTTCGACGACGTACCGCCGGGTGACTACCAAGTGTTCGCCCACCTTGACCGCATCCCGGATGTCGTGCAGCGGGTGACGGTCAGCGGCGCGACGACGCTCGATTTCGTCCTGAAGCTGCGCCCGGAGACCGAACAAGTGACCGTAACGGCGACGCTGCGCGAGGAAACCACGCGCGACACCATTCAATCGAGCGTCGTCGTCAACAGCTTTGACCTGGCCGAGCGCGCCCCGGTGTCGCTTGGCGACGCGCTGGAACGTGAAGTCGGCGTGGCGAAGCGGTCGTTCGGTCCTGGTACGGGGCGGCCGGTCATTCGCGGTTTTGACGGCGACCGCGTACTGGTCACGCAGGACGGCCTCACGACCGGCTCGATTGGGTTCCAGTCGGGCGACCATGCCGAAATCGTTGACCTGCAGGGCGTTGAGCGGGTGGAAATCGTCAAGGGGCCGGCGACGCTGCTCTACGGCAGTACGGCGGTGGGCGGCGTCGTCAACGCCGTGACCGGCAACGAGGAATCGCACCCCGGCTTACAGGGCTACGCCACGGCTTTCGGCGGGACGGGCAACGCGCTGGGCGGCGGGAGCGGCGGCGTCAAGTACGGGCGCGGGCCGTGGATGGTCTTCGCCAACGGCGGCGGACAGCGCGCGGACGACTACCGGACGCCGCTGAGCGTCATCAAGAACAGCTTTGCGCGCAGCGGCAATGCGACCGGCGGCGTCGGCTACTACGGCGCGAAGGGCTTTTTCAACTTCGCCTACGGCTACACCGGGCAAAACTATGGCGTGCCGCCGCTGCCGGAAGACGACGATGAGGAGCGGGTTGAAGGACGGCGGCGAACGAGCGTTGTTTTCCGGCCGAAGGGCGGCGAACCCGGCGAACTGGTGCGCCTCAATCCGCGTCGGCATGGATTTCGCTTCACGGCCGGCGCGCGCAATCTCGATGCGTTGTTCACCGACGTACAGGCGCAGTTTCAGTACAACCGCTACCGGCATGACGAAATTAAGGTTGAGGAAAACGAGGTGGAAACGGCGTTCCGCAACGGCACCTTTGCCTACCGCATCTTCGCCGACCACCGGCGCGTCGGACGCTTGCAGGGGACGCTCGGCTTTTCGGGTTTTTACCGTGACTATTCGACGCGCGGGGATGAGACGTTGACGCCGGCGACGACCCAGACCAACTTCGCATTTTTCGGCCTTGAAAAGGTCGGCTTTGAGCGCGTCACGCTTCAGTTCGGCGGGCGCGTCGAGCGCAACGCCTATTCGCCGACCAACGCCCGTGCGCGGAGCTTCACCGGCTTTTCAGGCGGCGTTGGGTTGCGCGTTGGACTCAACAGCGACACGGCGCTGACGGTGAACTACACGCAGGCCTACCGCGCGCCGGCGCTGGAAGAGCTGTACAACTTCGGCCCGCATCCGGGGACGTTTTTGTTCGAGATTGGCGACGACGATCTCACGCGCGAACTAACCAACGGTATTGAAGTCGGCGTACGGCATCAGTCGCGGCGCGCGCGGGCAAGTGCGAGCTTTTACTACTATGACATTTGCTCGTTCGTCTTTCCGGCGCTGACCGGCGAGTTTGAGGACGGCTTGCCGGTCGGTGTTTTTACGCAGGGCGACGCGCGATTTTTGGGCACGGAGGCGCAGCTTGACATCAACCTGCATCCGAACCTGTGGTTTTACAGCCAACTGGATTACACGAACGCCGAGTTGAAAACGGGGCTGCCGTTGCCGCGCATTCCGCCGCTGCGGGCGCGGGTGGCGCTGGAAGGAACGTTCAAAGGGCTGCGTCTGATGCCGGAGTTGCTGACAGCCGGGCGGCAAGAGCGGGTTTTTACGCTTGAGGAGCCGACGGCGGGCTACGCGGTGGTCAACCTTGTCGGCTCGTACACGATCACGACCCCGCATACGGCGCATGTCTTTTCCGTGACAGGCTTCAACTTGGGCGACCGGCTCTATCGCAACCACCTGTCGTTCATCAAAGCCTTCGCGCCGGAAATTGGGCGGGGTGTGAGGTTCAGCTACACAATGCGCTTCTTTTAG